In Streptomyces hawaiiensis, one genomic interval encodes:
- a CDS encoding NUDIX hydrolase, whose translation MQWTKHNEQTVYSNRWFSVNLADVELPDGRHLDHFLIRLRPVAVATVVNEANEVLLLWRHRFITDSWGWELAAGVVEDGEDIARAAARELEEETGWRPGPLRHLMSVEPSNGLTDARHHVYWADEGEYVGHPVDDFESDRREWVPLKLVPDIVARGEVPAANMAAALLLLHHLRLGQDTLP comes from the coding sequence GTGCAGTGGACGAAACACAACGAACAAACTGTGTACTCAAACCGCTGGTTCAGCGTCAATCTCGCGGATGTCGAACTGCCGGACGGCAGGCACCTGGACCACTTCCTCATACGGCTGCGGCCCGTCGCGGTGGCCACGGTCGTGAACGAGGCCAACGAGGTGCTGCTGCTCTGGCGGCACCGTTTCATCACCGACAGCTGGGGGTGGGAACTCGCGGCCGGGGTGGTCGAGGACGGCGAGGACATCGCCCGCGCGGCCGCCAGGGAACTGGAGGAGGAGACCGGCTGGCGGCCGGGGCCCCTGCGCCACCTGATGAGCGTGGAGCCGTCCAACGGGCTCACCGACGCCCGGCACCACGTGTACTGGGCCGACGAGGGCGAGTACGTCGGGCACCCCGTGGACGACTTCGAGTCGGACCGCCGGGAATGGGTGCCTCTCAAGCTCGTCCCCGACATTGTCGCCCGCGGCGAGGTCCCGGCCGCCAACATGGCGGCCGCGTTACTTCTGCTGCACCATCTCAGGCTCGGTCAGGACACGCTGCCCTGA